Proteins encoded in a region of the Oncorhynchus keta strain PuntledgeMale-10-30-2019 unplaced genomic scaffold, Oket_V2 Un_scaffold_28244_pilon_pilon, whole genome shotgun sequence genome:
- the LOC127928498 gene encoding histidine-rich glycoprotein-like, with amino-acid sequence MQEHGQEHGQEHGQEHGQEHGQEHGQEHSQERGQEHGQEHGQEHGQEHGQEHSQERGQEHSQEHGQEHSQEHGQEHGQEHGQEHSQEHGQEHGQEHGQEHGQEHGQEHGQEHGQEHGQEHSQERGQEHGQEHGQERGQEHGQEHGQEHGQEHGQEHSQERGQEHGQEHGQEHGQEHGQEHGQEHGQEHGQEHGQEHGQEHGQEHGKEHGQERGQERGQEHGQEHGQEHGREHGQEHGQV; translated from the coding sequence ATGCAGGAGCACGGTCAGGAGCACGGCCAGGAGCACGGCCAGGAGCACGGCCAGGAGCACGGCCAGGAGCACGGTCAGGAGCACAGTCAGGAGCGCGGCCAGGAGCACGGCCAGGAGCACGGCCAGGAGCACGGTCAGGAGCACGGTCAGGAGCACAGTCAGGAGCGCGGCCAGGAGCACAGTCAGGAGCACGGTCAGGAGCACAGTCAGGAGCACGGCCAGGAGCACGGTCAGGAGCACGGTCAGGAGCACAGTCAGGAGCACGGCCAGGAGCACGGTCAGGAGCACGGTCAGGAGCACGGTCAGGAGCACGGTCAGGAGCACGGCCAGGAGCATGGTCAGGAGCACGGTCAGGAGCACAGTCAGGAGCGCGGCCAGGAGCACGGTCAGGAGCACGGCCAGGAGCGCGGCCAGGAGCACGGCCAGGAGCACGGCCAGGAGCATGGTCAGGAGCACGGTCAGGAGCACAGTCAGGAGCGCGGCCAGGAGCACGGTCAGGAGCACGGCCAGGAGCACGGTCAGGAGCACGGCCAGGAGCATGGTCAGGAGCACGGTCAGGAGCACGGACAGGAGCACGGCCAGGAGCACGGCCAGGAGCACGGTCAGGAGCACGGCAAGGAGCACGGGCAGGAGCGCGGCCAGGAGCGCGGCCAGGAGCACGGTCAGGAGCACGGCCAGGAGCACGGGCGGGAGCACGGCCAGGAGCACGGTCAGGTGTAA